In Nitrospirota bacterium, the following are encoded in one genomic region:
- a CDS encoding ABC transporter ATP-binding protein — translation MNADKSDGQHSPPNLLQETITRVGLLFRLEQRVLALLVSYALAVGLFSLIVPLTVQELVNTFAFAIQPIMIVTLAAIIALTLLFVGAFKTLQFYAVEILERRIFARIALGLSQQLPRFREEAFLPKYANYFMETTLMQRALSSMLIEIINVVIGGIVGMSILVFYHPYFLVYNFVLLGGFGVVVVMLSHGGLRATIEMSHAKYETLNWMQEITNNLPHFKSTVSGPLLLKKTDDLVQAYIEARKSRFNVLLRQFLGSVGWQAVGHGGLIATAGWLLAIGQLTLGQFVAAEAIVSGILVSFDAVVKRMSYVFYFFTSLTELGYLFSLPKDTTSHKLSVSLPDPAIHGVRVSCKDLSFTYPGAPAPAFQGFNLELTPGEKVAIFSSTSTGKTMLARTLAGLFPPTSGVLRYNGVDVRDLDINSLNACRSLVLDSQLSLFEGTLEENITLGRASVPYSDVLWALRFVEMEEEVDALPLGLMTQVKARGKAFTTSEILRLLVARAIVIRPQLLILDGTLHSMQPTMRETILRRLCSKEEPWSVIFVSNDPALQVHVDRRLMLD, via the coding sequence ATGAACGCGGATAAATCGGACGGCCAGCACAGCCCCCCGAACCTCCTCCAGGAGACCATTACCCGGGTCGGGCTCCTCTTCCGGCTCGAGCAGCGCGTCCTGGCCCTGCTCGTCTCCTACGCGCTCGCGGTCGGCCTCTTCTCTCTGATCGTCCCGCTGACCGTCCAGGAGCTGGTCAACACCTTCGCCTTCGCCATCCAGCCGATCATGATCGTGACGCTGGCCGCGATCATTGCCTTGACCCTGTTGTTCGTCGGCGCGTTCAAGACCCTGCAGTTCTATGCGGTCGAGATCCTGGAGCGGCGCATCTTCGCACGAATCGCCCTCGGCCTCTCGCAGCAACTGCCCCGGTTTCGCGAGGAGGCCTTCCTCCCGAAATACGCAAACTACTTCATGGAGACGACCCTGATGCAACGGGCCCTGTCCTCCATGCTGATCGAGATCATCAACGTGGTGATCGGCGGGATCGTCGGGATGAGCATCCTGGTCTTTTACCACCCGTATTTCCTCGTTTATAACTTCGTGCTGCTGGGCGGGTTCGGGGTGGTCGTCGTGATGCTCAGCCATGGCGGGCTGCGGGCCACGATCGAGATGTCCCACGCCAAGTACGAGACCCTCAACTGGATGCAGGAGATCACCAACAACCTGCCGCACTTCAAGTCCACGGTCAGCGGCCCGCTCCTGCTGAAGAAGACCGATGACCTCGTGCAGGCCTATATCGAAGCCCGCAAGAGCCGCTTCAACGTCCTGCTCCGCCAGTTCCTGGGCTCGGTCGGCTGGCAGGCGGTGGGGCACGGCGGGCTCATCGCCACGGCCGGATGGCTCCTGGCCATCGGCCAGCTCACGCTCGGTCAGTTCGTGGCCGCGGAAGCCATCGTCAGCGGCATCCTGGTCAGCTTCGACGCGGTCGTGAAGCGGATGAGCTACGTGTTCTACTTCTTCACCTCGCTGACCGAGTTGGGCTATCTGTTCTCGCTGCCCAAGGACACCACCTCCCACAAGCTCTCGGTCTCTCTGCCCGATCCCGCGATCCACGGAGTGCGCGTCTCGTGCAAGGACCTCTCCTTCACCTATCCCGGGGCGCCTGCGCCCGCGTTCCAGGGCTTCAACCTGGAGCTCACCCCCGGCGAGAAAGTGGCCATCTTCTCCAGCACGAGCACCGGCAAGACCATGCTGGCGCGCACCCTGGCCGGCCTGTTCCCGCCCACGTCCGGCGTGCTCCGGTACAACGGCGTGGACGTGCGCGACCTGGACATAAACTCCCTGAACGCCTGCCGCAGCCTCGTCCTGGATTCCCAACTGTCGCTCTTCGAAGGGACGCTGGAGGAGAACATCACGTTGGGACGCGCTTCGGTCCCGTACAGCGACGTCCTGTGGGCGCTGCGGTTCGTCGAGATGGAGGAGGAGGTGGACGCGCTGCCGCTGGGCCTGATGACCCAGGTGAAGGCCAGGGGCAAGGCCTTCACGACGAGCGAGATCCTGCGCCTGCTCGTCGCGCGGGCGATCGTCATCCGGCCCCAGTTGCTGATCCTGGACGGGACGCTGCACAGCATGCAGCCGACCATGCGCGAGACGATTCTGCGGCGGCTCTGCTCCAAGGAAGAGCCCTGGTCCGTGATCTTCGTGTCCAACGACCCGGCGTTGCAGGTCCACGTGGATCGGCGTCTGATGCTGGATTGA